The genomic segment AAGTCATCCTGATTGGCTCATCGTATGAAAAACGCCCACTTTACGTTCTCAAGCTGCCTTTTTAGCAATGATTCATACAATTATTATATTTTTAAATAATGTCATAGTCATTTTATAGGTCATAGTCATTTTATACTGATCAAATTATTGCATTTCTCTGTTGTCTTTTTCAGTTGTCTGGACGACAAGAGAGAGCTGAAAAGAGAGCTATGTGGATTGACTGTGGCATTCATGCTAGAGAATGGATCTCCCCAGCTTTCTGCCTGTGGTTTGTGCAATATGTCAGTACCATGTTCCTAAAACCCAGATTCTCTACCAACTTATATTCTATCTATTCTGATAGGCCATACTGTATAGATCTTTGGTTATATAGCATCTTCATAACTCAGTGGTTATGAAGTACAATTGAACATTTTTATGATGGCTCTGGAATTGTATTAAATCGCATTGCACACTATTTTGATTGGAACATAGACAGCTATATTAAAATGTGTTTCCTGCACAACTTTTCCCCacataaagctcttttgtggaaTAACTCAGACATAACTGTAAGGAAAAGTCATTGTTCTACCCCATCTGGCATGAGAGGAATATTGACTTTGTTCTTGATGTTTTTGACAACACAGGTAATATTGTTACATTTGAACAATTTCTAACATTGAATGATTTTCCAATTCTGAGAGTTTATTTCTGTGATCAAAGCCATTCCCAGTGGTCTAACTACACCAATGAAAACTCATCTTAGCTTTGGTAATGATCACAAAGCCACTATTTTGATTTGGAACATAGACAGCTATATTAAAATGTTGAATCTTCCTTGTGCTCTTTCCTCAGTCCTTGAATTTCTATAATCTAAACAATGATATCACTGAGATGCTGAACAGTATGGACATCTATGTGCTGCCTGTCATGAACCCGGATGGATACAAGTACACATGGACAACGGTAAAGAATAAGGCAATTAATAAGATGTATCGAAATTGAGTCAGTGGCTGCGTTCCAGGACGACAGCTACCTCATGGACTGCGCAGTTGGGCGTCAGATTGCTATATGAAGTGGTTAGCTCATATCCCACGATCCAGTGAGATCTGGCATGATTCTGCAATGTAGTCAGTCTGGAATGCTGCCAGTGCCTTCAAATATGTCAATCTGAGCCACACAAAAATTGTCATCTCTACGAGCACTGTGCATCATATGGACATACAGTACTTAGTGCATATGAATGATCTCTCAGCCAAGATCCATGATCTAACAAATATATCATTTTAACACAGAGATCCATTCCACTCACCCTTAAACAACTCAACTGAATTTATTCTGCATAATGAATATACAGAATGTCAGAGAGATTTCATATTTTGTGAGTTTACGTCCGTATATGTTTTAGGATATGGCAGTAGGCTATATGTTTTGAGATTATACTGTGTGTGCTCCTTTATTTCACCAGAATCGAATGTGGAGGAAGAATCGTTCCTCGAGCAAGGAAAGCAACTGTGTTGGAACCGACCTCAATAGAAACTTTGATGCAAACTGGTGCAGTAAGTCTGAAATGGGAACTGAACTGGCAGCTTGAGGGCTACTGGTCTCTGATCTCACATACAAATTACTGCCGTTGTTCCCTTGAGCAAGCCTCTTATCCCCAAAATTGCTCTCCATCCAGGGGCGTTGCACTGCTACTGACTCTGTGTCgctcaacgtgtgtgtgtgtgtgtgtgcttctgggTGTGTTGGGGAAAAAGGCAGAAGATGACTTTGCGTTCTAaccaaatgaaaaataaacgttctaTTATATTGCGTCTGCAGCGAAGGGAGCCTCCAACAGGCCCTGTGATGAGATATATTGTGGCCAGTTCCCAGAGTCGGAGCCTGAGGCAGAAGCCGTGGCTAACTTCTTGCGCAGCCACAAAGACTCGGTAAagctctacctctccatccattCCTATGGTCAGATGCTGCTCTTCCCATACTCCTGCTCCAATGAGGAGGTGCCTAACTACGCCGAGTTGGTGAGTTGTTGGGAGCGATGAATGGGTGGATGAAACCTAGGGATCACATATTAGGCATTCATTTGCAGTTGATAAGTGTGTTTGTAAGTAGCTAATTAGGCATATATTCTGTATAATTAGCCATTTATTAAGCCTTTTCAGCGTTTTCCTATTCACACAAACAATAATAGGCTAATCATACCTGAAATGGCATAATTAGCTACTTATAAATGCCTATATGGTGATCCATATACTGGTTTTTGATCagtcagtaaatatcataacccacaaaaatgctaacctcccctggtattggtaatggtgagaggttagaatgTCTTGTGGGTGTCTTTGTGCCTCTAAATGTATAAAATCATAATTATTCCCGATTTATTCAGgcttatccgtaatcatggtaatCACATGTTCAGAaatatattctattcttatttacaatcaaaGTGACTCCAAATGacactacattatttaccattcatttctattgggcacaaaataatattTAACGCATCCAATAAGTTTCTAGAGTCTATAGCTTGACGAAGTCATTTCGTGCTGGGAatttgggaccaaatactaaacttttgactactttaatacacataagtgaatttatccaaatacttttggttccCAAAATGATGTACAAAAAGTTCTGTAAAGTTAATCtggcagtctgcactttaacctcataatcattgtatcatttcaaatccaaagtgctgaagtacagagccaaaacagcaaaaaatgtgtcactgtccaaatacttttggatcTTACTGTATAttatcaacaacaacagaaatgtATGAATAGGGACcacttcattttttttattttaactgtgTTGCATTGTTTTTTTAACAGTTTGAGCTTGTACAGGAGGCAGCCATGAAAATCAGAAGATACTACAGGAACAACTACAAATATGGCGCATCAGCAAAAACAATATGTGAGTCAGTCTTCATcagagttggggtcaattccatttaaaattTTCTCAAGGCATAGGAATGAatgaaattgaccccaacccagGTCTCAAAAAAACCAAAAACATTGTGATACTCACAGAATTTTCGTCTGTAACACATAGGTTGGAGAGGTAGGCAGCAAGGTTCAGACAAACCCCTACTGTTGCAAACCAAATGTTGGCTAGAAGCATGGGGATATAATGTTTAGATCATTTTTTCCAGTGGAGATTATGTTTATGAATTGCCTGGCTGGACTGTGGGACAGTGGATGCACATTGATAATTGAAATAGAAATGTTAACATTACACGGGAATTATCATGAATAACTCCTGGCTATCACAATCCAGGATCCAAATATACCGTTTTatacaacctggtctcagaacaTTTGGTATTATTCTGTAAGTAAATCCGTTAGTATGATTATGTTACTTTTCGTatagtatgtattaatttgtccaTCACCAAATtcattacactgaacaaaaacctaaacacaacatacaacaatttcaaagattttactgagttacaatttatataaggaaatcagttaatgtaaataaattaattaggccctaatctatgtatgactgggaatatagatatgcatctgttggtcacagataacttaaaaaaaaggtaggggcgtggatcagaaaaccagtcagtatctggtgtgaccaccatttgcctcatgcagcgcaacacatctccttcacatagagttgatcaggctgttgattgtggcctggggaatgttgtcccactcctcttcaatggctgtgcgaagttgttggatgttggcgggaactggaacaggctgtcgtacacgtcgatccagagcatcccaaacatgctcaatggtgagtatgcaggccatggaaaaactgggacattctcagcttccaggaattgtgtacagatccttgagacatTGGTCCGTGCATTATCATCCTGAAACATTATCAATCCTATGATTATTCGACTACACAGCTAATGCCTGCTGTGCATTAACATggtacttcattttgtttatctgtcggccccagcctcgaactcaggccctgtgtgtagcgaactgaccctctctgcccattcattgccatttacccgttgttgttgtcttagccgtttacccgttgttgtcttacccgttgttgtcttagctctccaatcaacacctgtgatagCTTTATGCCTCTCGCTAATGTCAAtttgccttgtatactgttgtttaagGCAGCTCTCAtcgttttattttactgcggagcccctagtcccgctcaacatgcctcagatagctcctttgtcccacccctcacacatgcggagaccgcacctagcttaactggcgcctccagagatgcaacctctctcatcatcactcaatgcctaggtttacctccactgtactcgcaccctaccatacccttgtctgtacattatgccctgaatctatcctaccacgcccagaaatctgctccttttattctttgttcccaacacactagacgaccagttcttatagcctttagctgtaccctcatcctactcctcctctgttcctctggtgatgtaaagGTTAACCCAGGTCCTGTgggtccccaggcgctctcatttgttgacttctgtaaccataaaagccttgggttcatgcatgttaacatcagaagcctcctccctaactttgctttattcactgctttagcatactccgccaaccctgatgtcctagccgtgtctgaatccttgtttaggaaggccaccaaaaattcagaaatttccatccccaattacaacattttccatcaagatagaactgctaaagggggcggagttgcattctactgtagagatagcctgcagagttctgtcatactatccaggtctatgcccaaacagttcgagtttctacttttaaaaatccatccatcagaaataagtccctcactgttgccgcttgttatagagcCCCCTcaactcccagctgtgccctggacaccatatttgaattgattgccccccatctatcgtcagagttcgtactgttaggtgacctaaactgggatatgcttaacaccccggccgtcctacaatctaagctagatgccctcaatctcacacaaattgtcCAGGaaactaccaggtacaaccccaaatcgttaacatggcaccctcatagatatcatcctgaccaacttgccctctaaatacacctctgctgttttcaaccaggatctcagcgatcactgcctcattgcgtccgtaatgggtccgtggtcaaacgaccacccctcatcactgtcaaacgctccctaaaacagttctgcgagcaggcctttcaaatcgacctggcccgggtatcctggaaggatattgacctcatcccatcagtagatgatgcctggttgttctttaaaagtgctttcctcaccatcttaaataagcatgcccctttcaaaaatgtAGAacgaagaacagatatagcccttggttcgctcaagacttgactgcccttgaccggcacaaaaacatcctgtggcgtactgcactagcatcgaatagtccccacgatatgcaacttttcagggaagtcaggaaccaatatacacagtcagttaagagagcaaaggctagctttttgaaacagaaatttgcatcctgcagcactaattccaaaaggttttgggacactgtaaagtccatggagaataagagcacctcctcccagctgcccactgcactgaggctgggAAACACTGTCacaaccgataaatccacgataatcgagaattacaataagcatttttctacggctggccatgctttccacctggctaccccaaccccggccaacagctctgtacCCCCCACAACAACTGGCCTAAGCCC from the Salmo salar chromosome ssa17, Ssal_v3.1, whole genome shotgun sequence genome contains:
- the LOC106575090 gene encoding carboxypeptidase B2 — translated: MCVCFRVLLDNTEELIEMQTRNESSDPRSSVSYYDRYHSLEDVRDLIVSYILLDQQDCPGTPRHGQSHPDWLILSGRQERAEKRAMWIDCGIHAREWISPAFCLWFVQYSLNFYNLNNDITEMLNSMDIYVLPVMNPDGYKYTWTTNRMWRKNRSSSKESNCVGTDLNRNFDANWCTKGASNRPCDEIYCGQFPESEPEAEAVANFLRSHKDSVKLYLSIHSYGQMLLFPYSCSNEEVPNYAELFELVQEAAMKIRRYYRNNYKYGASAKTIYVAPGGSDDWAYNLGIHYSFTFELEDRGRYGFLLPPSFISNACNEALLALKSIALRVIQKTQPQP